From a single Micrococcales bacterium genomic region:
- a CDS encoding DUF4012 domain-containing protein, with amino-acid sequence MTDSSARTRWRRPRTWILLVAAVAALWFVGSLVLVGWHAKQANSALQAMTDQIAAGDPQAAAASIESAHGDTAAVQDAVNSPPISALKAVPYFRTNLDGVSTFMAAAQEVLDAASVTNDVYARLSGSDGLGQAAFANGTINVAALQQIQPQIDQIDAILTQADQTLRQVPAGVSPMLRQYVDEAGAEVAGIQRGLAIYEEILPDLPTLLGEDKPATYLVVFHNAGELFPGGGAALSTAVVRFDKGKMEVLEKGPVSPDFTNPAFPWDPVSRGPYYAETNARDGFAWSNLHQDYRITGENMMRSWVATGNRPVDGVISLDPEALAAAVSATGPIQTELYGQITADNLVQKLFFEGYNEDAAAQQQRKAVNQQLIDEMLARIQSGTGALTVGRAIFATAPGHHVRVHLSNNRLAEALREAQADGAQPPPEPDRIAFFTQNQNSSKVDIFQTRRVIHDVHLDRNGSARIVQTAKVTNAAPAEGGSPLEDRIGYTTRWAFHWNIVFLPDDAQDVKIAANPGDIKQDSRVFTDTDGRKAVRVGRWIPPGESSYTTVSYRLPDGTFGRDGNLEYRAGVEHQLTTNGVDLTVNVYGPSAPQPLEGEWTVDGDTAHTRFPVTRPTVVALGYGVR; translated from the coding sequence GTGACCGATTCGAGTGCACGGACGCGTTGGCGGCGGCCGCGGACGTGGATCCTGCTGGTGGCGGCGGTCGCGGCGCTGTGGTTCGTCGGCAGCCTGGTTCTCGTCGGCTGGCACGCCAAACAGGCCAACTCGGCGCTACAGGCCATGACCGACCAGATCGCAGCCGGTGACCCGCAGGCTGCAGCGGCGTCCATCGAGTCCGCCCACGGCGACACCGCAGCCGTCCAGGATGCGGTGAACTCGCCGCCCATCTCCGCGCTGAAGGCCGTGCCCTACTTCCGTACGAACCTGGATGGGGTGTCGACGTTCATGGCAGCCGCCCAGGAGGTGTTGGACGCAGCCTCGGTCACCAACGACGTCTACGCCCGGCTCTCCGGCAGCGACGGACTCGGGCAGGCCGCCTTCGCGAACGGCACGATCAACGTCGCCGCCCTGCAGCAGATCCAGCCCCAGATCGACCAGATCGACGCGATCCTCACGCAGGCCGACCAGACACTGCGGCAGGTGCCCGCCGGCGTGTCCCCCATGCTTCGTCAGTACGTCGATGAGGCCGGAGCCGAGGTGGCCGGCATCCAGAGGGGCCTGGCCATCTACGAGGAGATCCTCCCCGACCTGCCCACTCTGCTCGGCGAGGACAAGCCCGCCACCTACCTCGTCGTCTTCCACAACGCCGGCGAGCTGTTCCCCGGCGGCGGTGCCGCGCTCAGTACCGCCGTGGTGCGGTTCGACAAGGGGAAGATGGAGGTGCTCGAGAAGGGCCCGGTCAGTCCCGACTTCACGAACCCCGCCTTCCCATGGGATCCGGTGTCGCGCGGACCGTACTACGCCGAGACGAACGCCAGGGACGGGTTCGCCTGGTCGAACCTGCACCAGGACTACCGGATCACCGGCGAGAACATGATGCGCTCGTGGGTGGCCACCGGTAACCGGCCGGTGGACGGGGTGATCTCGCTGGATCCGGAGGCACTCGCAGCAGCCGTTAGCGCCACCGGGCCGATCCAGACCGAGCTGTACGGCCAGATCACGGCCGACAATCTCGTCCAGAAGCTGTTCTTCGAGGGCTACAACGAGGATGCGGCGGCCCAGCAGCAGCGCAAGGCGGTCAACCAGCAGCTCATCGACGAGATGCTGGCACGGATCCAGAGCGGGACCGGGGCACTGACTGTCGGGCGAGCGATCTTCGCCACCGCACCGGGCCATCACGTCCGGGTCCATCTCTCCAACAACCGTCTCGCCGAGGCTCTGCGGGAGGCCCAGGCCGATGGCGCCCAGCCCCCGCCCGAGCCCGACCGGATCGCCTTCTTCACCCAGAACCAGAACTCCTCGAAGGTGGACATCTTCCAGACCCGCCGCGTGATCCACGACGTCCACCTCGACCGGAACGGATCCGCGCGGATCGTCCAGACGGCGAAGGTGACCAACGCCGCGCCGGCCGAGGGCGGCAGCCCACTGGAGGACCGCATCGGCTACACGACCCGTTGGGCCTTCCACTGGAACATCGTCTTCCTCCCGGACGACGCCCAGGACGTCAAGATCGCGGCGAACCCAGGCGACATCAAGCAGGACTCAAGGGTCTTCACGGACACCGATGGCCGCAAAGCCGTTCGGGTCGGGCGCTGGATCCCGCCCGGTGAGAGCAGCTACACCACCGTGTCCTACCGTTTACCGGACGGCACGTTTGGGAGGGATGGGAACCTGGAATACCGTGCAGGCGTCGAACATCAGTTGACGACGAACGGCGTGGACCTCACGGTGAATGTGTACGGCCCGTCGGCTCCGCAACCGCTGGAAGGGGAATGGACTGTGGACGGTGACACCGCGCACACCCGCTTCCCCGTGACCCGCCCGACGGTCGTCGCCCTCGGATACGGGGTCCGATGA
- a CDS encoding S8 family serine peptidase, with the protein MTQRRFAVGLVAAALLLAPLSPALADDAQPAPIDPTVEVPTLGPDVPATAPAVTDEVSALVRTDDGSVQVTTAPDPVALAEQTAGDTVLAVDTPRTRYAMALPTQDKGRDLQWGLSRLQAEDLWARTTGYGITVAVLDTGVKASHPDLKGKVAKGFNAITGKPGARSDNNGHGTFLAGMIAGKANGSGITGLAPGARILPVKVLDGDGVGDSDDIARGIIWAVDNGADVINMSFGADSTNRVESEAIDYARGAGVTLVAAGGNEGARLVMYPAGYPGVLGVGATDFDNKRASFSNRGPHIDVAAPGQGILSTYTKRPYFWTSGTSMATAYASAVAALAMSYSPGAGGEPLAQQIAATARDVGATGSDPDTGAGIIDPAALLEQIGAGRAPGMPRDIAASGSGGTARVTFTPAAGTSYIVQFKKGIKAPVGIYGGSRVGEGAGAGQPVTVEVPGKDPNKAYSFAVFTQGPTGQSRAIATVRPLNWTLTKSRSVPRNSRQKVQVGLRLPTFGYIGGWPLQVTTQQGGRAEKIRKFIPSADGPETYLVRDLRWSFHYQFTLLAPGFWNAASPRESQWIGTSVSAARKGRITGRVSPSKVASEVQLQRKAGKGWKTIDTTQTSRAGKYSFPGKAGNLRVFAPADLWHGPAAREL; encoded by the coding sequence GTGACACAACGCCGATTTGCTGTGGGCCTCGTGGCTGCGGCACTGCTGCTTGCGCCACTGTCCCCCGCGCTGGCCGACGACGCGCAGCCGGCACCGATCGACCCGACGGTGGAGGTCCCCACCCTGGGACCCGACGTCCCCGCCACCGCTCCGGCCGTCACCGACGAGGTCTCCGCCCTGGTGCGCACCGACGACGGTTCAGTCCAGGTGACCACGGCGCCGGACCCGGTCGCCCTGGCCGAACAGACCGCAGGCGACACCGTGCTGGCCGTCGACACCCCGCGCACGCGCTACGCCATGGCCCTGCCGACACAGGACAAGGGCCGCGACCTGCAGTGGGGACTGAGCCGGCTGCAGGCTGAGGACCTGTGGGCGCGGACCACGGGCTACGGGATCACCGTGGCCGTCCTGGACACCGGCGTGAAAGCCTCCCACCCCGACCTGAAAGGGAAGGTGGCCAAGGGCTTCAACGCGATCACCGGTAAGCCTGGGGCGCGTTCGGACAACAACGGGCACGGGACGTTCCTCGCGGGCATGATCGCGGGCAAGGCCAACGGCTCGGGCATCACCGGCCTGGCCCCGGGCGCGCGCATCCTGCCCGTCAAGGTGCTCGACGGCGACGGGGTTGGGGACTCCGACGACATCGCCCGCGGGATCATCTGGGCCGTTGACAACGGTGCCGACGTCATCAACATGTCGTTCGGGGCGGACTCCACCAACCGGGTGGAATCCGAGGCCATCGACTACGCCCGCGGCGCCGGGGTCACCCTGGTCGCAGCCGGCGGCAACGAGGGCGCGCGGCTGGTCATGTACCCGGCCGGGTACCCCGGCGTGCTCGGCGTGGGCGCCACCGACTTCGACAACAAACGGGCCTCGTTCTCCAACAGGGGTCCGCATATCGATGTGGCCGCCCCCGGCCAGGGCATCCTCTCGACGTACACCAAGCGCCCGTACTTCTGGACCTCCGGGACCTCGATGGCCACCGCCTACGCCAGTGCCGTGGCCGCCTTGGCGATGAGCTACTCGCCCGGCGCGGGCGGCGAGCCCCTGGCCCAGCAGATCGCCGCGACCGCGCGCGACGTGGGCGCGACCGGCTCCGACCCGGACACCGGTGCGGGCATCATCGATCCGGCCGCGCTGCTGGAGCAGATCGGGGCGGGCCGGGCCCCGGGCATGCCCCGCGACATCGCCGCCAGCGGCTCCGGCGGCACCGCGCGGGTGACGTTCACTCCCGCCGCAGGCACCAGTTACATCGTGCAGTTCAAGAAGGGCATCAAGGCACCCGTTGGCATCTACGGCGGCAGCCGGGTGGGGGAGGGTGCTGGTGCCGGCCAGCCGGTCACCGTGGAGGTCCCGGGCAAGGACCCGAACAAGGCCTACTCGTTCGCCGTGTTCACCCAGGGCCCGACCGGGCAGTCACGGGCCATCGCGACCGTTCGGCCGTTGAACTGGACACTCACCAAGTCCCGCAGCGTGCCGCGTAACAGCCGGCAGAAGGTGCAGGTCGGCCTGCGCCTTCCGACCTTCGGGTACATCGGCGGCTGGCCGCTGCAGGTGACCACCCAGCAGGGTGGCCGCGCGGAGAAGATCCGCAAGTTCATCCCGAGCGCCGACGGGCCGGAGACCTACCTGGTACGCGATCTGCGGTGGTCCTTCCACTACCAGTTCACGCTGCTCGCCCCCGGGTTCTGGAACGCCGCTAGCCCCAGGGAATCGCAGTGGATCGGCACCAGCGTCAGCGCCGCTCGCAAGGGTCGCATCACCGGCCGGGTGAGCCCGAGCAAAGTCGCCAGTGAAGTGCAGTTGCAGCGCAAGGCCGGCAAGGGCTGGAAGACGATCGACACGACCCAGACCTCGCGCGCCGGCAAGTACTCGTTCCCGGGCAAGGCCGGCAACCTGCGGGTGTTCGCCCCGGCCGACCTCTGGCACGGTCCGGCGGCCCGCGAGCTCTGA